A single Saccharolobus shibatae B12 DNA region contains:
- a CDS encoding cupin domain-containing protein gives MEMPREEKLKQVLDELKKNSLGTYMTAFDPRYSNYPVFYSEPKPFMTTYMWKYEDLKKLAFRVREVIDPEMTDRVTIHLENPGIKRLAPEFPAPATPTMYAGIQIIGPKDKPPAHRHLTHAFRVGLEFPPEGGYTTVNGIRIRIQKGDVVLTPAFTWHDHGNFGNDYAFWYDGLDAPLTFWLGVEWYSFLKDVEGKVLQDVIGTEIDIEGKYSYNYIPLHEPKQEINPVWYYPYKKTRETLMRLAEKSNGSPHYGISLELINPQTGGPAFPTMSLRFNLVKPGMETRPVQATESIVMFPIEGEATVILGDEERKYNLKEYDFLTLPPWAKYKIYNEGKEPSILFIQSDAPTYKALGKYREKLY, from the coding sequence ATGGAAATGCCTAGAGAGGAAAAATTAAAACAAGTACTTGATGAATTAAAGAAAAATTCTTTAGGCACTTATATGACAGCTTTCGATCCTAGATATTCAAATTATCCAGTATTTTATAGTGAGCCTAAACCCTTTATGACAACTTATATGTGGAAGTATGAAGATCTAAAGAAGCTGGCATTTAGAGTTAGAGAAGTAATTGATCCAGAAATGACTGATAGAGTTACAATACATTTGGAAAATCCCGGCATAAAGCGATTAGCACCAGAATTCCCAGCTCCTGCAACACCAACTATGTACGCAGGTATACAAATAATAGGGCCTAAAGACAAACCTCCAGCTCATAGACATTTAACACATGCGTTTAGGGTTGGCTTAGAATTTCCACCGGAAGGTGGATATACTACTGTTAATGGAATTAGGATCAGAATACAAAAAGGCGATGTGGTACTAACTCCAGCGTTTACATGGCATGATCATGGTAATTTTGGTAATGATTATGCGTTCTGGTATGATGGTTTAGATGCTCCGTTAACTTTCTGGTTAGGTGTTGAATGGTACTCATTTCTTAAAGATGTTGAGGGAAAGGTTTTACAAGATGTAATAGGGACTGAGATTGATATTGAGGGTAAGTATTCATATAATTACATCCCATTACATGAACCTAAGCAAGAAATAAATCCTGTGTGGTACTATCCATATAAGAAAACGAGAGAAACTTTAATGAGACTGGCTGAAAAGAGTAACGGAAGTCCTCATTACGGTATATCATTAGAGCTAATTAATCCTCAAACTGGTGGGCCAGCATTTCCTACAATGAGCTTAAGATTTAATCTAGTAAAACCGGGAATGGAAACTAGACCAGTTCAAGCTACAGAAAGTATTGTAATGTTCCCAATTGAGGGTGAAGCTACAGTGATTTTAGGCGATGAAGAAAGAAAATATAATTTGAAGGAGTACGATTTCTTAACATTACCGCCATGGGCTAAGTATAAGATATATAATGAAGGAAAAGAACCATCAATACTATTTATACAGTCTGATGCGCCAACGTATAAGGCACTAGGAAAATACAGAGAAAAGTTATATTAA